In Streptomyces canus, one DNA window encodes the following:
- a CDS encoding bifunctional RNase H/acid phosphatase: protein MREFIVEADGGSRGNPGPAGYGCVVLDAATGETLVETYEYLGVVTNNVAEYRGLLAGLRAAHDLDPSASVHVRMDSKLVVEQMSGRWKIKHPDLKPLALEAGRVFPPGRVTYEWIPREQNKRADRLANEAMDSGASASSVRKLSSAKAEADVRAATTVASSGWAPADMGAPATFVLLRHGETPLTPQKRFSGSGGTDPALSDIGREQAERAAEALARRGTIQHILASPLTRTRQTAAAVAERLGIEVTVEDGLIETDFGAWEGLTFGEVRERYPDDLSTWLSDPEAEPTGGGESFAATATRIAATRDKLVTAYAGRTVLLVTHVTPIKTFVRLALGAPPESLFRMELSAASMSAVAYYADGNASVRLLNDTSHLRP from the coding sequence GTGCGGGAGTTCATCGTCGAGGCCGACGGAGGCTCGCGGGGCAACCCCGGCCCCGCCGGCTACGGCTGCGTGGTGCTGGACGCGGCGACGGGGGAGACGCTGGTCGAGACGTACGAGTACCTCGGCGTCGTCACGAACAACGTCGCCGAGTACCGGGGCCTGCTGGCCGGCCTGCGCGCCGCGCACGACCTGGACCCGTCCGCCTCCGTGCACGTCCGCATGGACTCCAAGCTCGTCGTCGAGCAGATGTCGGGGCGCTGGAAGATCAAGCATCCGGACCTGAAGCCGCTTGCCCTGGAGGCGGGGCGGGTGTTTCCGCCGGGGCGGGTGACGTACGAGTGGATCCCCCGCGAGCAGAACAAGCGGGCGGATCGGCTGGCGAACGAGGCGATGGACTCGGGGGCCTCGGCGAGTTCGGTCCGGAAGCTGTCTTCCGCCAAGGCTGAGGCCGATGTGCGTGCCGCCACGACTGTCGCCAGTTCCGGCTGGGCCCCGGCCGACATGGGTGCTCCGGCCACCTTCGTGCTCCTGCGCCACGGTGAGACGCCCCTGACCCCCCAGAAGCGGTTCTCGGGAAGCGGCGGTACCGATCCCGCCCTCTCCGACATCGGCAGGGAACAGGCCGAGAGGGCCGCCGAAGCCCTGGCCCGCCGAGGCACGATCCAGCACATCCTCGCCTCGCCGCTCACCCGGACCAGGCAGACCGCCGCCGCCGTGGCGGAGCGTCTGGGCATCGAGGTCACCGTCGAGGACGGCCTGATCGAGACCGACTTCGGCGCCTGGGAGGGCCTGACCTTCGGCGAGGTGCGCGAGCGCTACCCGGACGACCTGAGCACCTGGCTGTCCGACCCGGAGGCCGAACCCACCGGCGGCGGCGAGAGCTTCGCGGCCACGGCGACCAGGATCGCGGCGACCAGGGACAAGCTCGTCACGGCGTACGCGGGCCGCACGGTCCTGCTCGTCACCCACGTCACCCCGATCAAGACGTTCGTACGTCTCGCCCTCGGCGCCCCGCCCGAGTCCCTGTTCCGCATGGAACTCTCGGCGGCCTCCATGTCGGCGGTCGCGTACTACGCCGACGGCAACGCGAGCGTACGGCTCCTCAACGACACCTCACACCTGCGTCCGTAG
- a CDS encoding zinc ribbon domain-containing protein, protein MNAAPADQIRLLDVQDLDVRLQQLAHKRRSLPEHAEIESLTKDATQLRDLLVAAQTEESDTAREQTKAEQDVDQVRQRATRDQQRLDSGAVTSPKDLENLQREITSLAKRQGDLEDIVLEVMERLESAQERVAELTGRVASVQSKIEDATARRDAALETLDGDIASVTKEREVISATVPADLLKLYDKLREQQGGIGAAKLYQRTCQGCRQELAITDINEIRAAAPDTVVRCENCRRILVRTSESGL, encoded by the coding sequence CTGAACGCCGCGCCCGCCGACCAGATCCGACTTCTCGACGTCCAGGACCTCGACGTCCGCCTCCAGCAGCTCGCCCACAAGCGCAGGTCGCTGCCCGAGCACGCCGAGATCGAGTCGCTCACCAAGGACGCCACCCAGCTGCGCGACCTCCTCGTCGCCGCCCAGACCGAGGAGAGCGACACCGCCCGCGAGCAGACCAAGGCCGAGCAGGACGTGGACCAGGTGCGCCAGCGCGCTACCCGCGACCAGCAGCGCCTGGACTCCGGAGCCGTGACCTCGCCCAAGGACCTGGAGAACCTCCAGCGCGAGATCACCTCCCTCGCCAAGCGCCAGGGCGACCTCGAGGACATCGTCCTGGAGGTCATGGAGCGCCTGGAGTCCGCGCAGGAGCGGGTGGCCGAGCTGACCGGGCGGGTCGCCTCCGTCCAGTCGAAGATCGAGGACGCCACCGCCCGCCGGGACGCGGCCCTCGAAACGCTGGACGGCGACATCGCCTCGGTGACCAAGGAGCGCGAGGTCATCTCCGCCACCGTCCCCGCCGACCTGCTCAAGCTCTACGACAAGCTCCGCGAGCAGCAGGGCGGCATCGGCGCGGCCAAGCTGTACCAGCGCACCTGCCAGGGCTGCCGCCAGGAGCTGGCCATCACCGACATCAACGAGATCCGCGCGGCCGCGCCCGACACCGTGGTCCGCTGCGAGAACTGCCGCCGCATCCTGGTGCGCACGTCCGAGTCCGGCCTGTAA
- a CDS encoding RNB domain-containing ribonuclease has protein sequence MPRRRIRVTDALFRSAFMALRTELGVPSDFPPEATAEAERPPLLTAYDDATDIPLFTIDPPGSTDLDQAMHLTRRGTGYRVRYAIADVAAFVVPGSALDAETHRRVLTLYFPDVRIPLHPPVLSEGAASLLPDQVRPAALWTIDLDADGRTTAADVRRALVRSRARLDYEGVQKAIDSGAAEEPLFLLKEVGGLRERLEVERGGISLNVPEQEIVQRNGTYELTYRAGVPADGWNAQISLLTGMAAADLMLAYGTGVLRTLPAAPDGAVGRLRRTAHALHIDWPHHVSYAALVRSLDPRIPHHAAFLQECTTLLRGAGYTVFRDGVLPAITTHAAVASPYAHCTAPLRRLADRYASEICLAAVAGTVVPDWVLAAFEALPREMAEGGRLAATAERECVDIAEAALLKDRVGEVFDGCVVDVEESRPTVGTVQLETPAVIGRVEGAGLELGERLRVRLTRADPVSGGGGKVRFAPA, from the coding sequence ATGCCCCGTCGCCGCATACGCGTGACCGACGCCCTCTTCAGGAGCGCCTTCATGGCCCTGCGCACCGAACTCGGCGTGCCGTCGGACTTCCCGCCCGAGGCGACGGCCGAGGCGGAACGGCCGCCTCTCCTGACGGCGTACGACGACGCCACCGACATCCCCCTCTTCACCATCGACCCACCCGGCTCCACCGACCTCGACCAGGCGATGCACCTGACCCGACGGGGCACCGGCTACCGCGTCCGGTACGCCATCGCCGACGTCGCCGCTTTCGTCGTACCCGGATCGGCGCTGGACGCGGAGACCCACCGGCGCGTGCTGACCCTGTACTTCCCGGACGTCCGGATTCCGTTGCATCCGCCGGTGTTGAGTGAGGGCGCCGCGAGCCTGCTCCCGGACCAGGTCCGCCCGGCCGCCCTGTGGACGATCGACCTCGACGCGGACGGCCGTACGACCGCCGCCGACGTCCGCCGCGCCCTCGTCCGCAGCCGGGCCCGACTCGACTACGAGGGTGTGCAGAAGGCGATCGACTCGGGCGCCGCCGAGGAGCCACTTTTTTTGCTGAAGGAGGTCGGTGGGCTCCGGGAACGGCTGGAGGTGGAGCGCGGCGGCATCTCGCTCAACGTGCCCGAGCAGGAGATAGTCCAGCGGAACGGCACGTACGAACTGACCTACCGCGCCGGGGTTCCCGCCGACGGTTGGAACGCCCAGATCTCCCTGCTCACTGGCATGGCGGCGGCCGACCTGATGCTCGCGTACGGCACGGGCGTCCTCCGTACCCTGCCCGCCGCCCCGGACGGCGCGGTGGGGCGGTTGCGCCGTACCGCCCACGCCCTGCACATCGACTGGCCGCACCATGTGTCGTACGCGGCGCTGGTGCGCTCCCTGGACCCGCGGATCCCCCACCACGCGGCCTTCCTCCAGGAGTGCACGACCCTGCTGCGTGGCGCCGGCTACACGGTCTTCCGGGACGGGGTCCTGCCGGCCATCACCACCCATGCGGCCGTGGCCTCCCCCTACGCCCACTGCACAGCGCCCCTGCGCCGCCTCGCCGACCGGTACGCGTCGGAGATCTGCCTGGCGGCGGTCGCGGGGACGGTCGTACCGGACTGGGTGCTCGCGGCTTTCGAGGCGTTGCCCCGCGAGATGGCCGAGGGCGGTCGCCTCGCCGCGACGGCCGAACGGGAGTGTGTCGACATCGCCGAGGCGGCGTTGCTGAAGGACCGGGTGGGCGAGGTGTTCGACGGCTGCGTGGTGGACGTGGAGGAAAGCCGACCGACCGTCGGAACCGTGCAGTTGGAGACACCGGCGGTGATCGGGCGGGTGGAGGGGGCGGGGCTTGAGTTGGGGGAGCGGCTGAGGGTGCGGCTCACGCGGGCGGATCCGGTGAGTGGGGGAGGGGGGAAGGTGCGGTTCGCTCCTGCGTGA
- a CDS encoding Nif3-like dinuclear metal center hexameric protein: MPRLSEVIAALENLWPAARAESWDAVGTVVGEPDQEVTRVLFAVDPVQEIVDEAVKLGADLLVTHHPLYLRGTTTVAASHFKGRVVHTLIKNDIALHVAHTNADTADPGVSDALAGALDLRVVGPLVPDPTDTSGRRGLGRVCEVDPPMTVRELAARAAERLPATAQGIRVAGDPEATVRTIAVSGGSGDSLFDQVRASGVDAFLTADLRHHPVSEFIADRAHSPLALLDAAHWATEWPWCELAAAQLDEISDRHGWDLRVHVSRTVTDPWTSHSPSPGAPN; the protein is encoded by the coding sequence GTGCCCCGTCTGTCTGAAGTCATCGCCGCGCTGGAGAACCTGTGGCCCGCCGCGCGGGCCGAGTCCTGGGACGCGGTCGGCACCGTCGTGGGCGAACCCGACCAGGAGGTCACGCGGGTCCTCTTCGCCGTCGACCCGGTCCAGGAGATCGTCGACGAGGCGGTGAAGCTGGGCGCGGACCTGCTGGTCACCCACCATCCGCTGTACCTCCGGGGCACGACGACCGTGGCGGCCTCGCACTTCAAGGGCCGGGTCGTCCACACCCTCATCAAGAACGACATCGCGCTGCACGTCGCCCACACCAACGCGGACACCGCCGACCCGGGCGTCTCGGACGCGCTCGCCGGCGCGCTCGACCTCCGGGTCGTAGGACCGCTGGTGCCGGACCCGACGGACACCTCGGGGCGCCGGGGGCTGGGGCGGGTGTGCGAGGTCGACCCCCCGATGACCGTCCGCGAGCTCGCCGCCCGGGCCGCCGAGCGCCTGCCCGCCACCGCGCAGGGCATCCGCGTGGCCGGCGACCCCGAGGCCACGGTCCGCACGATCGCCGTCAGCGGCGGCTCCGGCGACAGCCTCTTCGACCAGGTCCGCGCGTCCGGCGTCGACGCCTTCCTCACCGCGGACCTGCGTCACCACCCGGTGTCCGAGTTCATCGCGGACCGCGCCCACAGTCCTCTCGCGCTGCTCGACGCGGCGCACTGGGCCACCGAGTGGCCCTGGTGCGAGCTGGCCGCCGCCCAGCTCGACGAGATCTCCGACCGCCACGGCTGGGACCTGCGCGTGCATGTCTCCAGGACGGTCACCGACCCCTGGACCAGCCACTCCCCTTCACCTGGAGCCCCCAACTGA
- the yaaA gene encoding peroxide stress protein YaaA, giving the protein MLVLLPPSEGKASSGRGAPLKLETLSLPGLTEARAAILEELVELCAGDEEKAREVLGLSEGLRGEIAKNTELRTAGARPAGEIYTGVLYDALDLASLDTAAKRRAGRSLLVFSGLWGAVRVTDRIPSYRCSMGVKLPGLGALGAHWRAPMASVLTEAAGNGLVLDLRSSAYAAAWKPKGEVAGRTATVRVLHAPTRKVVSHFNKATKGRMVRSLLTAGIAPKDPAELVEALRGLGYEVEAEAPAKAGAAWSLDVLVDEVH; this is encoded by the coding sequence GTGCTTGTCCTGCTGCCTCCCTCCGAAGGCAAGGCGTCCTCCGGTCGTGGCGCCCCGCTGAAGCTGGAGACGCTGTCGCTGCCGGGACTCACCGAGGCCCGCGCGGCGATCCTCGAGGAACTCGTCGAACTGTGCGCCGGGGACGAGGAGAAGGCCCGCGAGGTGCTCGGGCTGAGCGAGGGACTGCGCGGCGAGATCGCGAAGAACACCGAGCTCAGGACCGCGGGAGCGCGGCCCGCCGGGGAGATCTACACGGGTGTGCTCTACGACGCCCTCGACCTGGCTTCCCTGGACACGGCCGCGAAGAGGCGTGCCGGGCGTTCGCTGCTCGTGTTCTCGGGGCTGTGGGGAGCGGTCCGGGTGACGGACCGGATTCCGTCGTACCGCTGCTCGATGGGAGTGAAGCTGCCGGGGCTCGGAGCGCTGGGCGCGCACTGGCGCGCACCGATGGCCTCCGTGCTCACCGAGGCCGCCGGGAACGGGCTCGTGCTCGATCTGCGGTCCTCCGCGTACGCGGCCGCGTGGAAGCCGAAGGGTGAGGTCGCGGGGCGGACGGCGACCGTACGGGTGCTGCACGCGCCGACGCGGAAGGTCGTCAGCCACTTCAACAAGGCGACCAAGGGGCGGATGGTGCGGAGTCTGCTGACGGCGGGGATCGCACCCAAGGACCCCGCCGAGTTGGTGGAGGCGCTGCGGGGGCTGGGGTACGAGGTGGAGGCCGAGGCGCCCGCAAAGGCGGGGGCGGCCTGGTCGCTGGATGTGCTGGTGGACGAGGTTCACTGA
- a CDS encoding bifunctional 4-hydroxy-2-oxoglutarate aldolase/2-dehydro-3-deoxy-phosphogluconate aldolase, whose protein sequence is MAPSLLDLAPVVPVVVIEDASEAVPLARALVAGGLPAIEVTLRTPVALDAIRAIAGEVPEALVGAGTVITPDQVTETVAAGARFLVSPGWTDVLLAAMQASGVPFLPGVSTTSEVVALLERGVTEMKFFPAEAAGGTAYLKSLAGPLPQARFCPTGGIGPENAPEYLSLPNVGCVGGTWMLPADAIAARDWGRVEALAREAAGLKTLRTQV, encoded by the coding sequence ATGGCCCCCTCGCTCCTGGACCTTGCCCCCGTCGTGCCCGTCGTCGTCATCGAGGACGCCTCCGAAGCCGTACCGCTCGCACGCGCCCTGGTCGCCGGGGGGCTGCCCGCGATCGAGGTGACGCTGCGGACTCCGGTCGCGCTGGACGCGATCCGGGCGATCGCCGGGGAGGTGCCGGAGGCCTTGGTGGGCGCGGGGACGGTCATCACGCCGGATCAGGTGACGGAGACGGTGGCCGCCGGGGCGCGCTTTCTCGTCAGCCCTGGCTGGACGGACGTACTCCTGGCGGCGATGCAGGCGTCCGGGGTGCCGTTCCTGCCCGGGGTGTCGACCACGTCGGAGGTCGTGGCGCTGCTGGAGCGTGGTGTGACGGAGATGAAGTTCTTCCCCGCGGAGGCCGCCGGAGGTACGGCGTACCTCAAGTCGCTCGCCGGGCCGTTGCCGCAGGCGCGGTTCTGTCCGACGGGAGGGATCGGGCCCGAGAACGCCCCCGAGTACCTGTCCCTGCCCAACGTCGGCTGTGTGGGCGGGACTTGGATGCTTCCGGCGGATGCGATCGCCGCGCGGGACTGGGGGCGGGTGGAGGCGCTGGCCCGCGAGGCCGCCGGGCTGAAAACGCTACGGACGCAGGTGTGA